TTTTCTATTTACACTGTTTTTCTTTTTAGAAACTAATGCACAGTGCGCTATGTGTAGAGCGGTTTTAGAAAGTGAAGAAAGTGGAGCAGCAGCCAAAGGTATAAATGATGGTATTGTTTATTTAATGGCCGTGCCTTATGTATTAGTCGCAGGAATTGCTTTTGCTATTTATAAAAAGTATAGTAAAAAAGAAGTGTAATTGTTTGATTTTGAGATTTCTATTTCGTTTTTGATGCTGTTAAAAAATTAATAATAATTTTTTTTATCGAATATTGTAACATTTCTTTGTTTGAGTAGTCTTACTATAAAGTCGTTCTTTTTAACCAAAAGAGAAACGATTTTATCAATCAATCAAAACATATGTTAGAAATCCGTCAATTGCACAAATCCTATCCCATAGGAGATTCAAGTTTACATGTTTTAAAAGGTATCGATTTATCGGTAGAAAAAGGAGAAATGGTCGCTATTATGGGCTCTTCTGGATCTGGGAAATCTACATTGCTGAATATTATTGGTATGTTGGATGAGGCTGATGAAGGCGAATACATTTTAGACGAATTACCTATTAAAAATCTCACCGAAAAAAAAGCAGCTGTTTACAGAAATAAATTCTTAGGCTTTATTTTTCAATCTTTCAACTTAATAAATTACAAATCGGCACTCGAAAATGTGGCGCTTCCTTTGTACTATCAAGGTATGAAGCGTAAAGAACGTTTAGAGCTGGCTATGTTTCACTTAGAAAAAGTTGGTTTGGCCGATTGGGCAAAACACTTGCCTAAAGAACTTTCTGGAGGGCAAAAACAACGTGTTGCTATTGCGAGAGCTTTAGCGGCAGATCCTAAATTGTTATTAGCCGATGAACCAACAGGTGCATTGGATACTAAAACATCTCACGAAATAATGGATTTCATCCAACATCTTAATGATGAAGGAAAAACTATTTTAATGGTTACTCACGAAGAAGATATCGCAGCCATGTGTAAACGTAATGTTAGACTTCGTGATGGTGTTATTATTGAAGATGTAAAAGTAGAACAAGTTAGAGCCAAGTTATATGTTTGATTTAGATCTCTGGCGAGAAATATTCCAAAGTATTAATATGAATAGAACTCGGAGTTTGCTCTCTGGGTTTACTGTGGCTTTCGCTATTTTGCTATTTGCCATTTTATTTGGTATTGCAAATGGTTTACAAAACACCTTTCAGGAGGCTTTTGGAACCGATGCCAACAATTCTATTATTGTATACCCAGGAAGAACAACCAAAGCACACAAAGGTTTGCAGGTTGGTAGAAGAATTCAGTTTAAAAATGAAGATCGCGAATTTTTAAAAGAAAAATACGGCGATAAAGTTCAGTTTATAACATCTAAAGTTAATAAAAGTGTTAATGCTTCTTTTAAAGGCGAAAAGAACACATATCAACTTCGTGGTATTTCTCCAGAATACATGTTTATTGAAAATAATGTAGTTAAAGAAGGTCGATACATTAATCAAAACGATTTAACGCATAAAACTAAAGTTGTTATTATAGGTAAAAAGGTTGAAGATGAATTGTTTTTTAAAGAAACGGCTATCGGAAAATATATTAACCTTAGCGGAATTCAATACAAGGTAGTTGGTGTTTTTACTGATGATGAAGGCGATAGTGAAGAAAGTATTATTTACATGCCAATAACCACCATACAGCGCGTTTATGGTAATAACGATTTGGTAGATTTATTACATTTAACGTATAATCCAGAAATGAATTCTACCGAGGCCCTTGCTTTTGGTGTTTCTATTGAAAAAAGTTTAAAAGAAAAGTTTGATGTTGCCAGAAGTGATCAACGCGCAATCCGAATTAGGAACATGGCGCAGGGCACACAACAAGTAGATATGATGACAACTAGTTTATCAATTATAATACTTGTTATCGGTTTCGGAACTCTAATTGCTGGTATCGTTGGTATTAGTAATATCATGATTTTTATTGTGAAAGAACGTACAAAAGAAATTGGTATTCGTAAAGCACTAGGTGCATCACCAAGATCTATTGTTTCCATTATTCTATTAGAATCTATAATTATCACAGCCATTGCTGGATATGTTGGTTTATTGGTTGGTGTAGGTGTTTTAGAACTCGCCACACCGGTTCTAAAAGATTACTTTATAAAAGACCCAGGAGTAAGTAACAGCTTAGTAGCAGGAGCAACCATAACATTAATAGTTGCGGGAGCCATTGCAGGGTATTTACCAGCAAAAAGAGCATCACAAATTAAGCCTATTGTAGCTTTAAGAAACGATTAACTATGTTTAAATTTTTACTAGAGAAAGATACCTGGCAAGAAGTTTTCGATAGCTTAAGCAAAAACAAACTACGGTCTATTTTAACCATGGTTGGTGTTTGGTGGGGTATTTTATTACTTATTGGTTTACTAGGTTCGGCACGTGGTTTAGAGAATTCTTTTAACGTGTTGTTTGGAGATTTTGCAACAAACAGTGTTTTTGTTTGGGGGCAAAGTACAGGAAAACCTTTTAAAGGTTTTCAAGAAGGTCGAGAGGTGAAGTTATCTTTGTCCGATGCTAAAAAAATCGAAGAAAATGTTGAAGGGATCGAGTTTGTACTTCCTAGAAATCAAAGAAGCGCAACGGTTACAAAAAACTTTTTATCTGGTAGTTTTCAAATGGCAGGCGATTATCCGCTTTTAGATAAACTTCAGAAGAAAAAATTAATACACGGTCGTTTTATCAATCAGAATGATATTGATGACAATAAAAAAATTGTAGTCATTTCAGAAGATGCCTATAAACAGCTTTATGAAAAAGATGCTGAAGCAATTGGAACGTATTTAATTATTAATGATATCAATTTTAAAGTTGTTGGAATGTTCGATTCTGGTAACGTTAATATGGGACCATCTACAGATATGCATATTCCGTTTACTACCTATCAACAAATTTACAATCAAGGCGATCGTATAGGTTGGATGATGATTACCGGAAAGCCAGAGTATGATATTAAGCAAATAGAAGAAGATTCTAAATTATTACTTAAAAACTTAAATAATATTCACCCAGAAGATAAACGTGCATTTGGAAGTTTTAATTTAGGAAAAGAGTTTTCTAAAATGACGGGCTTTTTAACTGGGATGCAATTTTTAACATGGTTTGTGGGTATTGCTACATTAATAGCCGGTGTTTTTGCTATTGGTAATATTTTATTAATAACCGTAAAAGAGCGTACAAAAGAAATTGGAGTGCGTCGCGCATTAGGAGCAACACCATTCGAAATTAAAAGACAAATAGTTGTTGAGGCTGTGTTTTTAACACTAGTAGCTGGCCTATTTGGTATTATTTCGGGAGGCTTAATTTTAATACTACTTGATAATCTTTTCGGGCAAGGAGCAGATGCTGCTTTGGTAAACGCATCTGTATCTATAGGTGTGGTATTTACAGCCTTATTGATATTAGTAGTTTTAGGGACTTTAATAGGCCTAATTCCAGCAACAAAAGCAACAAGTATTAAACCAATAGAAGCTTTAAGAGAAGAATAAACAATCAAAAAAATGAAAAAAACAGTAAAAATTATTGCAGTAATAGTAGTCATCTTACTATTAGCCTTTGTATTAAAGTATTTTAAGGATGCAAATTCTAAAGGTATTGAAGAGTTTAAGGTCGAGTCACCTTTTTACACATCAATTAATACAAAAGCCGTTGCCACAGGGAAATTAAACCCAGAGGAAGAGATTGAATTGAAACCTCAAATTCCTGGTATTGTAGATAAGATTTTAGTTGAAGAAGGAGACAAGGTTAAAAAAGGAGATTTAATCGCTACTATTAGAGTAGTACCAAACGAGCAAAGTTTGGTAAGTGCAAGTAGCCGTATATCATCTACCAAATTGTCTTTTGAGAACGCAAAAGTATTGTACAATAGAAACAAAGCTCTTTTTGAAAAAGGTGTTATTTCTAAGCAAGATTTTGAGAACAGTGAGTTAAGTTACAATCAAGCCAAAGAAACTTACGGACAAGCGCAAAACGATTATCAAATCATTAAGCGTGGTTCTATTTCTGGAGGAAGCTCTGCAAATACTAATATTGTTGCTCAAATCCCTGGTACTATTTTAGAAATTCCTGTAAGAGAAGGCGATCAAGTAATTCAAAGTAATAACTTTAATGCAGGAACAACTATCGCTACTATTGCCGATATGAGTTTAATGATTTTTGAAGGTAAAGTTGATGAAGCTGAAGTAGGAAAATTAAAAGAAGGTAAAATAATTAAAGTCGTTTTGGGGGCTATTGCTAACAAAGAATTTCCTGCAAAATTAACCTTTGTTGCACCAAAGGGTATCGAAGAAAACGGAGCAGTACAGTTTACTATTAAGGCCGATGTTGAAATAGATTCTACAACAAATATTAGAGCAGGGTATAGCGCTAATGCGGAAATAGATATTGAAGCTAAAGATAGTGTGTTAGCAATTAGGGAAGCTTTATTGCAGTATAATAGAATTACCGAAAAACCTTTTGTTGAAATATTTGAAGGTGATAATAAATACCGTAAAGAAAACGTAGAGTTAGGCCTATCTGATGGTATAAACGTAGAAATACTAGAAGGCGTTAAAGAAGGCGACAAGATTAAAGTGTGGAATAAAGCATCAAAAGATAACGAAGATGAGGACGAAGATGAAAACTAAAAACACCAAGTTACAAGGTTTTAAAAGCCTAATCGTTTTAGCTGTTTTATGTATTTCGGTGTCTTCCTTTTCGCAAGAAAAAATATGGACCTTACAGGAATGTGTTAATCATGCACTAGAACATAATATTACTATAAAGCAAGCCGAAAACTCACTATTAACCAGTGATCAAGATATAATTGCAGCAAAAGGACAATTTTTGCCATCGCTAAGCGCGAGTACATCTCAGGGTTTAAGTTTAGGAACGTCTTTAGTAGCAGAAGGTATATTTGCCAATAGAACCAGTCATTCTACCAATGTGGGATTAAGTGTTTCTCAAACGGTTTTTAATGGTTTTAGAAATTTAAATAACAAAAAATCGGCGTTGTTAAATCGTGAAACTAATGGGTTAGAGCTTAACAGAATTAAAGATGATATTTCGCTTAATGTTGTAAATGCCTATTTAAATGTGCTTTTTAATAAAGAAAATTTAGAAACCGCTCAGGCACAAATACTGTTTAGTGAAAAACAACTAAATCAAGTAAAAAGCTTAGTTGATGCAGGAGTGCAACCTAAAGCTAATATTTACGATGCCGAAGCTACTTTAAGTCGCGACGAGCAACAAGTAACTTTAGCCGAAAATAATTTTAACTTAGCATTATTATCATTATCACAACTTTTACAAGTGCCTTACAATGGTTTTAATGTTGAAATAATTGATATTGATTCACCTTCTGAAGCGGTAATGTACGATAGCGTAGATCCTGTATTAAATTATGCCTTAGAAAATAGAAATGAAATTAAAATTGCGGAAAAGAATATTGAAAGTGCAGAGTTAAATACCGAAATTTCTAAAGGAGGTTACTTGCCGTCGGCATCTTTAAGTTACGGTTTTGGTACCAATGCCTTTTATTCGAATTTGAGTGCTAATGAAGAAGCTTTTTTAGACCAGTTAAACAATAATAAAGGACACAGTTTTAATTTAGGTATTAGTATTCCTATCTTTTCAAGATTTCAAAATAAAACGAATGTTGCAAAATCTAAAATTCAAGAAGATAATTCTAAATTGCGTTTACAACAAGCTAAAATAGATTTAGAGTCTAATATTCAACGCGCTTATACCGATGCACAAGCGGGGTTAAAAGCGTATTTAGCAGCGAAAAAATCTTTGGAATCTCAAACTTTGGCCTTTAATAACTCTAAAGAGCGTTTTGATATTGGAGTACTAACGAATTTCGATTTAGAGCAAGCTCGTGTACAGCTTATAAATGCAGAGTCGTCGCTAATTAATGCTAAATACGATTTCGTTTTCAAAACCAAAGTATTAGATTTTTACATGGGTAAATCGTTAGTAAACTAGTTTCGGTTTAGCTCAATTTTAAATAATAAATTAAGGCTGTCATTTTAAATAAATGATGGCCTTTTTACTTTTTATAGAGCAGTAATATTTTTCTAATAATAAAAACAATATTTTTGCAATTCTAATGAAAATGAAAACATGAGTACATTCATATTAAATATAGAAACAGCAACTACAAATTGCTCGGTATCCATTGCAAAAGATGGTGAAACTATTGTTTTAAAGGAAGATAACGATAAAAGTTATTCACACGCCGAAAGACTTCACGTTTATATAGACTCCGCTTTAAAAGAAGCAGGGATTACCGGAGCCGATTTAAGCGCGATAGCGATTAGCAAAGGCCCTGGGTCTTACACTGGTTTACGTATTGGAGTATCTACCGCTAAAGGGCTTTGTTTCGCTTTAGATAAGCCATTAATTGCTGTGCCAACCTTAGAGGCTTTGGCAAACCAAGCGCCTGTTAATCATGGTGTGGTTGTGGCTATGCTAGATGCGCGACGTATGGAAGTGTATTCTGCTATTTACGATTCCAATTATAATGAGATTAGAGCCACTGAAGCTCAGATTTTAGATGAAAACGCTTTCGCGGAAAATTTACAGAACGGAAAAGTGTATTTTATAGGAAACGGTGTTGAAAAAACAAAAACACTTATTACAAACCCTAATGCCATTTTTATTGAAGATAAATTACCATCGGCTAATGAAATGAGTGCTTTGGCTTATAAAAAATATCAAAGCATTGATTTTGAAGATGTCGCTTATTTCGAACCTTATTATTTAAAAGATTTTGTGGCTTTGAAACCGAAGGCGAAAACAAAGTAACACTAATAGAGTTTATTTGTTAAATAAAAAAAAGACCTGATAGTTAAAACTATCAGGTCTTTTTCAATTAATAAGTTTTAAGCGTAATGGCTTATCCTTCTTTATGTATTTCAACTTGGTGTGGGTAAGGAATTTCAATTCCAGCTGCATCAAGAGCTTCTTTTACATTTTCAGTAATACCAAAATAAACATCCCAGTAATCTGCAGTTGTACACCATGGTCTAACAGCAAAGTTAATTGAGCTATCAGCCAATTCTGATACGTTTACTGTAGGAGCAGGGTTTTGTAATACTTTAGGGTGCGATGTTAAAACATCCATAAGCACTTGTTTTGTTCTCTTAATATCAGAGTCGTAACCAACACCGAAAGTTAAGTCTACACGACGTGTACCTTCCGTAGAATAGTTAATTATATTTCCGTTAGATAAAGAACCGTTTGGAATAATAATTTCTCTATTAGATAGGCCCGTTAATTTTGTAGTGAAAATTTCAATTTCTTTTACTACTCCAATTTCACCTTGAGCTTCAATTAAATCACCAATTTTAATAGGCTTAAAAATCATTAGTAAAACACCTCCAGCAAAATTCCCTAGAGAACCTTGTAAAGCTAAACCAACAGCTAAACCTGCGGCGGCTATAATAGCAGCGAAAGATGTAGTTTCTACACCAACGGTACCTAGAACAACAATGATTAAGATAATTTTTAATCCCCAACCAGATAAGTTTAATAAGAATTTTTGAAGACTTATATCGTAATTTCCTTTAGACATAACCTTTTCGGCCGCCTTCAATATTTTTTTAATAACCCAAGAGCCAATAATCCATATGGCAATGGCACCAATAATTTTAATACCATACTCTGCTGCTAGAGCAATCCATTTTTCTGTGTCAATGTTTTCTAAATCCATAAATTCTTTTGATTTGTTTTTTGCAAAATTAAAAACTAATATGCTGCTTTGTTTACTTTTTTATGATAAAAAATTATTAAATAAATGAAACTAAACTTAGTGTTGGTTCAATAATTAAAAGTAATAAATTACGCCTAAATAAGCTTAAACTACTTTGTGAAATTAAGACACATAAACACCTGTAATAGTCACATAAATTAGAAATAAAATTATAAAAACTAAATGTACTCTACTGCAAAAATAATTTTAAGAATGAATACCAGAGTTTTCTTGCGTGTTTTGTCCTTTTATTTAGTGAGTAATTTTTTTGCTTCGCTTACTTCCGAAACGGGGAGTTTACAAGCTTGATTAACACATACGTAAATAAGCGTATTACTCGGGTTAAATCTATTTTTAAGTAAAGGCATGTGGTTTTCTGTAAGACTACCTGCTATAAGTTTGTTAGGAATATAACTTTGGTTGAGTTCCTTTATTTTTTCTTTTGTTTTTGGACCAACAATGGCAACTTCGTAAAACGGATTGGAATAATTGAGCATTAAATCGAGCCAGTTGGAGTAGCCAGAAGCATACTCTTGTATTTCGGGTTTTACGTTATTTAGCATGCTTTGTGCTGTAGTTTGATAATGTGCATCGTCAAAATAATGAGATAACTTAAACAGGTTTTTAGCCATGATTGAGTTACTTGCCGGAATTACATTGTCTCGATATTCAATACTTCTGGTTACTAAAGAAGCATCACTGTTCGAGGTGAAATAAAACATGCTACTTTGAGCATCATAAAAATAATCGAAAACATATTTAGTTAATTTTTTTGAGGCATTAAGCCATTTTTCATCTAGAGTGTTCTCATAAAGCGCTAAAAAAGCTTCGATAGTTGTGGCGTAATCTTCTAGATAACCATTAATGTTGCTTTGTCCATTTTTATAATTATGAAATAAGCCGCCATCATCCTTTAATTGTGTTTTTAAAATGAAGTTACCGTTTTTTTCTGCGGAAGCGAGGTATTCTGGATTTCCAAAAACACGATAAGCATCGGTGTAACCCTTTAGCATTATGGCATTCCATGAAGTAAGTGTTTTGTCGTCTAATCGTGGTTCGTCTCTCTTGTTTCTAGCTTCTAATAGGGTTTGTTTCCAAGTGCTTTTCTTTTCATTTAAAACCTCTACCATTATTTTATGTTTTTTAATAATAGTGGCATCATCATCTTTTCTAATTAACACATAGTTGTTGTGTTCCCAATGGCCAAAGTTATTTATATTGTAATAATCGGAGAACAATTCAAAATCTGTTGTTATTAAGGTTTTGAGTTCATCATGTGTCCAAACATAAAAGGCGCCTTCTTCTAGTTCGCCTTCAGCATTGTGACTATCGGCATCTAATGAAGAATAAAAAGCACCATTTTCAGCAGTCATGTTCTGTTTTATATATGCTAAGGTTTCTTCAACTACATTTTTATATAATGCATTATTAGAATTTAAATAAGCATCGGCGTATAAACTAACTAATTGTCCATTATCGTACAGCATTTTTTCAAAGTGAGGCACGTGCCATTTATGGTCTACGGAATATCGAGAAAAACCACCACCAATTTGATCAAATACACCACCATAAGCCATTTTTTGTAGCGTTAGGTTTATGTAGTCTTGTAGTTTTTTATCGTTAGTTTGGTAAGCATAGCGCAACAGAAAATGATAGTTGTTTGGCATCATAAATTTAGGCGCGCGGTCTAGGCCTCCAAATTTATAATCAAATTGTTTAGACCATTTAGAAACGGCCTCAGCAATAAATTCCGCTTCAAAAACAGGCGCATTGGTATTCACTTCTATAACATCCATAGATTTTATGCCGTGTTCTAACTTATCGGCATATTCTATTAGTTTTTCTGGTTTTTCAATGTATAATTTTGAAATTTGATCTAAAGCATCCAACCATTGTTCTTTTTTAAAATAGGTACCACCCCAAACAGGTCGGCCATCGGGTAGGGCAATAACATTCATGGGCCAGCCGCCATTTCCTGTCATGAGTTGTATGGCACTCATATAAACTTGATCCACATCTGGGCGCTCTTCGCGATCTACTTTTATATTTACAAAGTTTTTATTCATTACTTGCGCCACCAAACTATCTTCAAAGCTTTCTTGTTCCATAACATGGCACCAGTGGCAAGCAGCATAACCTACGCTTAACAAAATTAATTTGTTTTCGGCTTTGGCTTGTGCTAAAGTTTTATCGTTCCAAGGATTCCAGTTTACGGGGTTGTGGGCGTGTTGCAATAAATAAGGACTCGTTTCATGGATTAAAGCATTGGTGTGTTCATGTTCCATTGGAGAGGCGTTTTGACCTTTACAGCCTATAATTAATACAAAGAATGCGAGTAATAAAAGGTGTTTCATTTATCAAAGTTAGGTAAATATTGTTAAACCATGTTAGGCTTGTTTTTCTGAAAAATTAGACATAAAAAAAGCGTTCTATAAATTTATAGAACGCTTTTTTTTATTTTAAA
The window above is part of the Algibacter sp. L3A6 genome. Proteins encoded here:
- a CDS encoding ABC transporter ATP-binding protein — its product is MLEIRQLHKSYPIGDSSLHVLKGIDLSVEKGEMVAIMGSSGSGKSTLLNIIGMLDEADEGEYILDELPIKNLTEKKAAVYRNKFLGFIFQSFNLINYKSALENVALPLYYQGMKRKERLELAMFHLEKVGLADWAKHLPKELSGGQKQRVAIARALAADPKLLLADEPTGALDTKTSHEIMDFIQHLNDEGKTILMVTHEEDIAAMCKRNVRLRDGVIIEDVKVEQVRAKLYV
- a CDS encoding ABC transporter permease, whose product is MNRTRSLLSGFTVAFAILLFAILFGIANGLQNTFQEAFGTDANNSIIVYPGRTTKAHKGLQVGRRIQFKNEDREFLKEKYGDKVQFITSKVNKSVNASFKGEKNTYQLRGISPEYMFIENNVVKEGRYINQNDLTHKTKVVIIGKKVEDELFFKETAIGKYINLSGIQYKVVGVFTDDEGDSEESIIYMPITTIQRVYGNNDLVDLLHLTYNPEMNSTEALAFGVSIEKSLKEKFDVARSDQRAIRIRNMAQGTQQVDMMTTSLSIIILVIGFGTLIAGIVGISNIMIFIVKERTKEIGIRKALGASPRSIVSIILLESIIITAIAGYVGLLVGVGVLELATPVLKDYFIKDPGVSNSLVAGATITLIVAGAIAGYLPAKRASQIKPIVALRND
- a CDS encoding ABC transporter permease — translated: MFKFLLEKDTWQEVFDSLSKNKLRSILTMVGVWWGILLLIGLLGSARGLENSFNVLFGDFATNSVFVWGQSTGKPFKGFQEGREVKLSLSDAKKIEENVEGIEFVLPRNQRSATVTKNFLSGSFQMAGDYPLLDKLQKKKLIHGRFINQNDIDDNKKIVVISEDAYKQLYEKDAEAIGTYLIINDINFKVVGMFDSGNVNMGPSTDMHIPFTTYQQIYNQGDRIGWMMITGKPEYDIKQIEEDSKLLLKNLNNIHPEDKRAFGSFNLGKEFSKMTGFLTGMQFLTWFVGIATLIAGVFAIGNILLITVKERTKEIGVRRALGATPFEIKRQIVVEAVFLTLVAGLFGIISGGLILILLDNLFGQGADAALVNASVSIGVVFTALLILVVLGTLIGLIPATKATSIKPIEALREE
- a CDS encoding efflux RND transporter periplasmic adaptor subunit, yielding MKKTVKIIAVIVVILLLAFVLKYFKDANSKGIEEFKVESPFYTSINTKAVATGKLNPEEEIELKPQIPGIVDKILVEEGDKVKKGDLIATIRVVPNEQSLVSASSRISSTKLSFENAKVLYNRNKALFEKGVISKQDFENSELSYNQAKETYGQAQNDYQIIKRGSISGGSSANTNIVAQIPGTILEIPVREGDQVIQSNNFNAGTTIATIADMSLMIFEGKVDEAEVGKLKEGKIIKVVLGAIANKEFPAKLTFVAPKGIEENGAVQFTIKADVEIDSTTNIRAGYSANAEIDIEAKDSVLAIREALLQYNRITEKPFVEIFEGDNKYRKENVELGLSDGINVEILEGVKEGDKIKVWNKASKDNEDEDEDEN
- a CDS encoding TolC family protein codes for the protein MKTKNTKLQGFKSLIVLAVLCISVSSFSQEKIWTLQECVNHALEHNITIKQAENSLLTSDQDIIAAKGQFLPSLSASTSQGLSLGTSLVAEGIFANRTSHSTNVGLSVSQTVFNGFRNLNNKKSALLNRETNGLELNRIKDDISLNVVNAYLNVLFNKENLETAQAQILFSEKQLNQVKSLVDAGVQPKANIYDAEATLSRDEQQVTLAENNFNLALLSLSQLLQVPYNGFNVEIIDIDSPSEAVMYDSVDPVLNYALENRNEIKIAEKNIESAELNTEISKGGYLPSASLSYGFGTNAFYSNLSANEEAFLDQLNNNKGHSFNLGISIPIFSRFQNKTNVAKSKIQEDNSKLRLQQAKIDLESNIQRAYTDAQAGLKAYLAAKKSLESQTLAFNNSKERFDIGVLTNFDLEQARVQLINAESSLINAKYDFVFKTKVLDFYMGKSLVN
- the tsaB gene encoding tRNA (adenosine(37)-N6)-threonylcarbamoyltransferase complex dimerization subunit type 1 TsaB → MSTFILNIETATTNCSVSIAKDGETIVLKEDNDKSYSHAERLHVYIDSALKEAGITGADLSAIAISKGPGSYTGLRIGVSTAKGLCFALDKPLIAVPTLEALANQAPVNHGVVVAMLDARRMEVYSAIYDSNYNEIRATEAQILDENAFAENLQNGKVYFIGNGVEKTKTLITNPNAIFIEDKLPSANEMSALAYKKYQSIDFEDVAYFEPYYLKDFVALKPKAKTK
- a CDS encoding mechanosensitive ion channel family protein, coding for MDLENIDTEKWIALAAEYGIKIIGAIAIWIIGSWVIKKILKAAEKVMSKGNYDISLQKFLLNLSGWGLKIILIIVVLGTVGVETTSFAAIIAAAGLAVGLALQGSLGNFAGGVLLMIFKPIKIGDLIEAQGEIGVVKEIEIFTTKLTGLSNREIIIPNGSLSNGNIINYSTEGTRRVDLTFGVGYDSDIKRTKQVLMDVLTSHPKVLQNPAPTVNVSELADSSINFAVRPWCTTADYWDVYFGITENVKEALDAAGIEIPYPHQVEIHKEG
- a CDS encoding thioredoxin domain-containing protein, whose amino-acid sequence is MKHLLLLAFFVLIIGCKGQNASPMEHEHTNALIHETSPYLLQHAHNPVNWNPWNDKTLAQAKAENKLILLSVGYAACHWCHVMEQESFEDSLVAQVMNKNFVNIKVDREERPDVDQVYMSAIQLMTGNGGWPMNVIALPDGRPVWGGTYFKKEQWLDALDQISKLYIEKPEKLIEYADKLEHGIKSMDVIEVNTNAPVFEAEFIAEAVSKWSKQFDYKFGGLDRAPKFMMPNNYHFLLRYAYQTNDKKLQDYINLTLQKMAYGGVFDQIGGGFSRYSVDHKWHVPHFEKMLYDNGQLVSLYADAYLNSNNALYKNVVEETLAYIKQNMTAENGAFYSSLDADSHNAEGELEEGAFYVWTHDELKTLITTDFELFSDYYNINNFGHWEHNNYVLIRKDDDATIIKKHKIMVEVLNEKKSTWKQTLLEARNKRDEPRLDDKTLTSWNAIMLKGYTDAYRVFGNPEYLASAEKNGNFILKTQLKDDGGLFHNYKNGQSNINGYLEDYATTIEAFLALYENTLDEKWLNASKKLTKYVFDYFYDAQSSMFYFTSNSDASLVTRSIEYRDNVIPASNSIMAKNLFKLSHYFDDAHYQTTAQSMLNNVKPEIQEYASGYSNWLDLMLNYSNPFYEVAIVGPKTKEKIKELNQSYIPNKLIAGSLTENHMPLLKNRFNPSNTLIYVCVNQACKLPVSEVSEAKKLLTK